Proteins from one Salmo salar chromosome ssa07, Ssal_v3.1, whole genome shotgun sequence genomic window:
- the LOC106609458 gene encoding ubl carboxyl-terminal hydrolase 18 isoform X2, with product MQSDQSQPAPHQDFLRCLDRNYICFHVQQDADEVFLSILNLIQQQMSDKALAQEIHSLYKVTVETYLQCLECTYIETGTSFLLSLPMHISESHDSLEDCVRFFFKLQELRDGDKCYCEKCGEKKPFKQGFKLISLPPVLCLHLKRFRNSHGYTRKLHYKVTFPETLNISEILTAEALSERYVQSDSQYSLCAVIVHSGDAMFGHYTAYVRHKDQSWYYANDSYVRQVSWKEVQNTYGGSQREDTAYMLLYRRTPEGKQQEWSSG from the exons ATGCAGAGTGACCAATCCCAGCCTGCTCCTCATCAAGACTTCCTGCGCTGCCTGGACAGAAATTACATCTGCT TCCATGTTCAACAGGATGCAGATGAGGTATTCCTCTCCATTCTAAACCTTATCCAACAACAGATGAGTGACAAGGCCTTG GCTCAGGAGATTCACTCTCTGTATAAGGTTACCGTGGAGACATACCTTCAGTGTCTAGAATGTACATACATCGAAACTGGGACCAGCTTTCTACTCAGCCTCCCCATGCACATAAGTGAGAGCCATGACTCCCTG GAGGACTGTGTACGGTTCTTCTTCAAGCTTCAGGAGCTAAGGGATGGAGATAAGTGCTACTGTGAAAAGTGTGGAGAGAAGAAGCCATTCAAACAG GGCTTCAAACTCATCTCCCTGCCCCCTGTCTTGTGTCTTCACCTGAAGAGATTCCGTAATTCCCATGGTTACACCAGGAAACTACACTACAAAGTCACCTTCCCAGAAACCCtgaacatttctgagatcttgACAGCAGAGGCACTGTCAGAACGTTATGTACAG AGTGACAGCCAGTACAGTTTGTGTGCAGTCATAGTGCACTCCGGCGATGCCATGTTTGGACACTACACAGCATACGTTCGTCACAAGGACCAGAGCTGGTACTACGCTAATGATAGTTATGTACGGCAG GTTAGCTGGAAGGAAGTACAGAACACCTATGGAGGAAGTCAACG AGAAGACACAGCGTATATGCTGCTCTACAGACGAACCCCAGAGGGAAAGCAACAGGAGTGGTCCTCAGGCTGA
- the LOC106609458 gene encoding ubl carboxyl-terminal hydrolase 18 isoform X1, translated as MARRMFSKCCCSWSLPIGSRSEGLRGLMNYGLSCCVNALLQSFSATWELVDLLKGWNPVDKESVPLYLRKVLLAMQSDQSQPAPHQDFLRCLDRNYICFHVQQDADEVFLSILNLIQQQMSDKALAQEIHSLYKVTVETYLQCLECTYIETGTSFLLSLPMHISESHDSLEDCVRFFFKLQELRDGDKCYCEKCGEKKPFKQGFKLISLPPVLCLHLKRFRNSHGYTRKLHYKVTFPETLNISEILTAEALSERYVQSDSQYSLCAVIVHSGDAMFGHYTAYVRHKDQSWYYANDSYVRQVSWKEVQNTYGGSQREDTAYMLLYRRTPEGKQQEWSSG; from the exons ATGGCACGAAGAATGTTCTCAAAGTGCTGCTGTAGTTGGAGTCTACCTATCGGGAGTAGGTCAGAAG GCCTAAGAGGTCTGATGAACTATGGCCTGTCATGCTGTGTGAACGCTCTGCTGCAGTCCTTCTCTGCCACCTGGGAACTGGTAGATCTGCTAAAAGG GTGGAACCCAGTTGACAAGGAGAGTGTCCCTCTGTATCTGAGGAAGGTGCTACTAGCCATGCAGAGTGACCAATCCCAGCCTGCTCCTCATCAAGACTTCCTGCGCTGCCTGGACAGAAATTACATCTGCT TCCATGTTCAACAGGATGCAGATGAGGTATTCCTCTCCATTCTAAACCTTATCCAACAACAGATGAGTGACAAGGCCTTG GCTCAGGAGATTCACTCTCTGTATAAGGTTACCGTGGAGACATACCTTCAGTGTCTAGAATGTACATACATCGAAACTGGGACCAGCTTTCTACTCAGCCTCCCCATGCACATAAGTGAGAGCCATGACTCCCTG GAGGACTGTGTACGGTTCTTCTTCAAGCTTCAGGAGCTAAGGGATGGAGATAAGTGCTACTGTGAAAAGTGTGGAGAGAAGAAGCCATTCAAACAG GGCTTCAAACTCATCTCCCTGCCCCCTGTCTTGTGTCTTCACCTGAAGAGATTCCGTAATTCCCATGGTTACACCAGGAAACTACACTACAAAGTCACCTTCCCAGAAACCCtgaacatttctgagatcttgACAGCAGAGGCACTGTCAGAACGTTATGTACAG AGTGACAGCCAGTACAGTTTGTGTGCAGTCATAGTGCACTCCGGCGATGCCATGTTTGGACACTACACAGCATACGTTCGTCACAAGGACCAGAGCTGGTACTACGCTAATGATAGTTATGTACGGCAG GTTAGCTGGAAGGAAGTACAGAACACCTATGGAGGAAGTCAACG AGAAGACACAGCGTATATGCTGCTCTACAGACGAACCCCAGAGGGAAAGCAACAGGAGTGGTCCTCAGGCTGA